Proteins found in one Sphaeramia orbicularis chromosome 8, fSphaOr1.1, whole genome shotgun sequence genomic segment:
- the LOC115424288 gene encoding zinc finger protein 281-like, with product MSLIQDKLGNEFLRPNGGVDSNFGSGMIMFSHLPPVTSFTRLAAQSVMQDLPPQEMILKKERDSPDCSMGIQGGGLGCAAVGDYVHSMGIKQEKMSEHDYRLPLYPGGMNKSTELLEVTVSNNQNLLVHDLNMGNLPSQLGKEPTGRKGRRSNGDGQEGKPRKKRSEAKQSMMLDADGGSLSPGSKPHICEHCTASFRSSYHLRRHVLIHTGERPFRCSQCNMSFIQKYLLQRHEKIHSGEKPFSCDQCNMRFIQKYHMERHKRTHSGEKPYRCETCQQYFSRTDRLLKHKRTCGEALKKGLDPGMMDMDCVDMGHGSYGITQGNAGNTGRKRGRSKNLGEGGERKKKKGDGGVRVPHLHGAVSGGYSIHEYSVGNQTVSSSTEPGTSMQQDHQGRAPKMAFKKANRKSLDKVGGGKGGPMEHNAGGMDGLGLMGNGAKVGPTSSNYDDAMQFLKKKRYLHAANNANSSGPVVAGGGSGEYDVGVGHLSSQSVISSVMDSDAPLSLDKSGIPDEVLQSLLDHYTQKPDGSHHDVHFDISDQHVELTPASADGPGINADTASPSVDKTVMMNEYSRFLLQALERTSHSASFPLGPGPPASGPFTSSHPGNPLYSDKNIYTTSPLECGFGQSVASPSLPSSVPKSHFAMLTGSSPQHSFHLSSLETATHQQLTPSQELTDQMEKQHSSTPPSTYQISPSDLSSQKDPPPVKNGSAVYPLVPSQDLASLDSSKPSYQIENFAQAFGSQFKSDGHGLSYGTDSGGEVDHRIRTPVSEFSGYSSLLSDVNEPVSTGSKTPTSQSYR from the exons ATGAGCCTCATTCAAGACAAACTAGGGAATGAATTCCTGCGCCCCAACGGAGGCGTGGATTCCAATTTCGGCTCTGGCATGATTATGTTCAGCCACCTACCGCCGGTGACCAGCTTCACCCGGCTGGCTGCCCAGTCGGTCATGCAGGACCTCCCACCTCAAGAAATGATCCTGAAGAAGGAGCGCGACTCACCCGACTGCAGCATGGGCATCCAGGGTGGTGGCCTGGGGTGTGCAGCAGTGGGAGACTATGTTCACTCCATGGGTATCAAGCAGGAAAAGATGTCAGAGCATGACTATCGCCTGCCTCTTTATCCCGGAGGCATGAACAAGAGCACAGAGCTGCTAGAGGTGACAGTTAGTAACAACCAGAACCTGCTGGTACATGACCTCAACATGGGCAAC CTGCCAAGTCAGTTAGGAAAGGAGCCCACTGGGAGAAAAGGTCGAAGGTCAAATGGTGACGGACAGGAGGGTAAACCAAGAAAGAAACGAAGCGAGGCAAAG CAATCAATGATGCTGGATGCAGATGGAGGCAGCCTGTCGCCAGGAAGCAAGCCTCACATCTGTGAGCACTGCACCGCATCCTTCAGAAGCTCATATCACCTACGCCGACATGTGCTCATTCACACAG GTGAAAGACCCTTCAGGTGCAGTCAGTGCAACATGAGTTTCATTCAGAAGTACCTCCTCCAGCGTCATGAGAAAATCCACAGTG GAGAGAAGCCATTCAGCTGTGACCAGTGTAACATGCGTTTTATTCAGAAATATCACATGGAGAGGCACAAGAGGACACACAGTGGAGAGAAGCCGTACAGATGCGAGACCTGCCAACAG TATTTTTCTAGGACTGACCGGCTGCTAAAGCACAAGCGAACCTGTGGTGAAGCCCTGAAGAAAGGGCTGGATCCAGGGATGATGGACATGGACTGTGTAGACATGGGACATGGCAGCTATGGAATCACTCAGGGAAATGCTGGGAACACTGGGAGAAAGAGAGGAAGGTCCAAAAAtttaggagaaggaggagaaaggaaaaagaagaaggggGACGGAGGGGTGAGGGTACCACACCTCCACGGGGCTGTATCCGGAGGCTACAGCATCCACGAATACTCTGTGGGGAATCAGACTGTGTCCTCCTCTACTGAGCCCGGAACCAGCATGCAACAGGACCACCAGGGCCGAGCGCCGAAAATGGCGTTCAAGAAGGCCAATCGTAAGAGCCTCGACAAAGTGGGCGGGGGTAAAGGCGGTCCGATGGAGCATAACGCAGGGGGTATGGATGGCCTCGGGCTCATGGGTAACGGGGCCAAAGTCGGGCCCACCAGCAGCAACTATGATGATGCCATGCAGTTTCTGAAGAAGAAACGCTACCTTCATGCAGCAAACAATGCAAACTCATCAGGGCCTGTGGTGGCGGGAGGAGGCAGCGGCGAATATGATGTGGGGGTCGGTCATTTGTCTTCCCAGTCCGTCATATCCAGCGTGATGGACAGCGACGCACCTCTGAGCCTCGACAAGTCAGGGATCCCAGATGAGGTCCTGCAGAGCCTCCTGGATCACTACACCCAGAAACCAGATGGCTCACACCACGATGTCCACTTCGACATCAGCGACCAGCATGTTGAGCTGACCCCCGCCTCAGCTGACGGGCCTGGCATCAACGCCGACACCGCCAGCCCATCTGTAGACAAGACTGTCATGATGAATGAATACTCCCGCTTCCTGCTTCAGGCCTTGGAGCGCACCAGCCACAGTGCCAGCTTCCCCCTGGGCCCCGGGCCTCCCGCCTCAGGACCGTTCACCAGTTCCCACCCGGGCAACCCCCTTTACTCCGACAAGAACATCTACACTACATCCCCGCTGGAGTGTGGGTTCGGCCAGTCGGTGGCCTCGCCTTCGCTGCCCTCCTCTGTGCCAAAGTCTCACTTTGCAATGCTGACGGGCTCCTCGCCGCAGCACAGCTTCCACCTGAGCAGCCTGGAGACCGCCACTCACCAGCAGCTCACCCCGTCTCAGGAGCTCACAGACCAGATGGAGAAGCAGCACTCCTCCACCCCCCCTTCTACCTACCAGATCAGCCCCTCCGACCTGAGCAGCCAGAAGGACCCGCCACCGGTCAAGAACGGCTCGGCGGTCTACCCTCTGGTCCCCTCGCAGGATCTGGCCTCTCTGGACTCTTCCAAGCCTTCCTACCAGATAGAAAACTTTGCTCAGGCCTTCGGCTCCCAGTTCAAGTCAGACGGCCACGGCTTGTCTTATGGCACTGACTCCGGCGGGGAGGTGGATCACAGGATACGGACGCCTGTGTCTGAATTCTCAGGGTATAGTAGTTTGTTATCTGATGTCAATGAGCCAGTAAGTACAGGTTCCAAAACTCCAACAAGCCAAAGCTACAGATGA